The genomic DNA GTATTTGACTTCATATTACATATAAGTCATATTGAAAAAGATGTGGGAAGTTATCCAAACTAGTAATTTTAAAGAGTGGTATGATGATTTAGATGAAGATGCCAAGGAAGATATTTTAAGCTCTATTATAATTCTTCAAAATACGGGACCAATTCTTGGAAGACCAAAAGTTGATACTCTTAAAGGTTCAAAGATTAAGAATTTGAAGGAATTAAGAGTTCAGAGTAATGGAAGACCATTTCGTATATTCT from Leptospiraceae bacterium includes the following:
- a CDS encoding type II toxin-antitoxin system RelE/ParE family toxin, translating into MWEVIQTSNFKEWYDDLDEDAKEDILSSIIILQNTGPILGRPKVDTLKGSKIKNLKELRVQSNGRPFRIFFLFDSKKNIVLLTGGNKQNDKSFYKRKISESEKIYKEYFSS